The following proteins come from a genomic window of Paucimonas lemoignei:
- the mcpB_10 gene encoding methyl-accepting chemotaxis protein, which yields MFNPLHRALSNIAVHTKLALGFGMVMLLTVVIAFVGWSGIKEMGERSQRIDDIGKLGTLTRDIRIERLAYIITPDAERAASWLKAVDALDRHLDYARPMFSSALNVPHLDSATNALNDYKIQYAAVVKATEAREATRGVFGNHADEAAKNLERLNAFSNAETGDTAMRDSVARALVLFQRMRFDVRGYTYTLNADAERQAKESMAEVIRFIENLKGSALPADVVQKIDTSLLAYQSTVQQFSDAQVKITDAQANISKDIKILFAAADELTKNQTTLRLEDLAQSRDLLIIGLVIALIVSTLAAWIITRLIVTPLLKTLGVAERVANGDLTHDQISDRQDELGRLENSMQKMTVKLRGLIGGLKDGVVQIASAAEQLSAVTEQTSTGVQSQKVETDQVATAMHEMGATVQEVARNAELASSAAVSASKEAREGDTIVSKAVSQIESLAIEVGHSKTAMDDLKRESDKIGGVLDVIKAVAEQTNLLALNAAIEAARAGEAGRGFAVVADEVRSLAQRTQTSTEEIANLIHGLHTGTDRVATILDNSRSLTESSVELTRKAGVSLNSISRSVSEIESMNQQIAAAAEQQSAVTEEINRSVLNVRDISEQTAAASEETASSSVELARLSVQLQTMVSQFKV from the coding sequence ATGTTTAACCCCCTGCATCGCGCACTATCAAATATAGCCGTGCATACCAAGCTGGCCCTGGGCTTTGGTATGGTCATGCTGCTCACTGTCGTCATTGCATTCGTGGGCTGGTCAGGCATCAAGGAAATGGGCGAGCGCAGCCAGAGGATCGACGACATTGGCAAGCTCGGTACATTGACCCGGGATATACGCATCGAGAGACTTGCCTACATCATCACTCCTGATGCCGAGCGAGCCGCCAGCTGGTTAAAAGCCGTCGATGCTCTGGATCGACATCTCGACTACGCCCGTCCGATGTTCAGCTCAGCTCTCAATGTTCCCCATCTCGACTCCGCCACTAATGCGCTGAACGACTACAAGATCCAATACGCGGCCGTGGTCAAAGCCACGGAGGCACGAGAAGCAACACGGGGGGTTTTTGGCAACCATGCTGATGAGGCCGCTAAAAACCTTGAGCGTCTAAACGCCTTCTCCAACGCGGAAACGGGCGATACCGCCATGCGTGACAGTGTGGCTCGCGCACTGGTCCTGTTCCAGCGCATGCGCTTTGATGTCAGGGGCTATACGTATACGTTGAATGCAGACGCTGAGCGGCAGGCCAAAGAATCAATGGCTGAGGTCATACGCTTCATCGAAAACCTGAAAGGGTCAGCGCTTCCGGCCGATGTTGTTCAAAAAATAGACACATCCCTTCTGGCCTATCAAAGCACCGTGCAGCAGTTTTCTGATGCTCAGGTCAAGATCACCGACGCTCAGGCCAATATTTCCAAAGACATCAAAATTCTTTTTGCGGCAGCCGATGAACTGACTAAAAACCAGACAACTTTACGCCTGGAGGACCTTGCTCAATCCCGAGACTTGCTCATCATCGGTCTGGTCATCGCGTTGATTGTCAGTACCCTTGCAGCCTGGATAATCACCCGTCTGATAGTCACTCCTCTTTTGAAGACCCTGGGTGTCGCTGAACGTGTGGCCAATGGTGATCTCACTCACGATCAGATTTCCGATCGTCAAGACGAACTAGGTCGGCTTGAAAACAGCATGCAGAAAATGACGGTCAAACTCAGAGGTTTGATCGGTGGCCTCAAGGACGGAGTCGTTCAGATCGCAAGTGCTGCCGAACAGCTGTCTGCAGTGACCGAACAAACCAGCACCGGTGTCCAGAGTCAAAAAGTCGAGACGGACCAGGTCGCTACGGCGATGCATGAGATGGGCGCAACTGTTCAAGAGGTCGCCCGTAACGCAGAGCTTGCCTCCAGCGCAGCGGTCAGCGCATCCAAAGAGGCTCGGGAGGGTGACACTATTGTTTCCAAGGCGGTGAGTCAGATTGAAAGCCTGGCGATTGAAGTCGGCCATTCAAAAACGGCCATGGATGACCTCAAACGCGAAAGCGACAAGATCGGCGGCGTTCTGGATGTGATCAAGGCAGTGGCGGAGCAAACCAACCTCCTGGCGCTCAACGCCGCAATCGAAGCAGCCCGGGCGGGCGAAGCCGGTCGTGGGTTTGCGGTCGTTGCGGATGAGGTGAGGAGTCTTGCTCAACGCACCCAGACTTCCACCGAGGAAATTGCCAACTTGATTCACGGACTTCATACCGGAACCGATAGAGTTGCAACAATTCTGGATAACAGCCGCAGCCTCACAGAAAGCTCTGTTGAGCTGACTCGCAAGGCCGGCGTATCGCTCAATAGCATTAGTCGCTCGGTGTCCGAAATCGAATCTATGAATCAACAGATCGCAGCGGCTGCGGAACAGCAGAGCGCAGTGACCGAAGAGATTAACCGCAGCGTACTCAACGTGCGCGATATCTCAGAACAGACGGCCGCTGCCAGCGAGGAAACCGCTTCATCCAGCGTGGAACTGGCCCGCCTGAGCGTCCAGCTGCAAACGATGGTCAGCCAGTTTAAAGTCTGA
- a CDS encoding mandelate racemase/muconate lactonizing protein, with protein MKITRISVEVFSHPSRRAVDSAGHAHPGEEKPVNLAMLRIGCDDGSEGYAFGAPELIRPHIIESFVKKVLLGQNPMNREKIWQELAHWQRGSASQLTDRALALVEQALWDLAGRVLKQPVYKLLGGYRDKVLAYGSTMCGDDLPGGLSTPDEYGQFAEKLVARGYKAIKLHTWMPPISFAPNPRMDVRACAAVREAVGPDIALMLDGYHWYSRVDALYIGRELQKLDFAWFEEPMIEDSAESYAWLAANLDIPVLGPESIDGKYHSRASWVTSKSCDILRAGVAGVGGISPCLKVAHMAEAFGMDCEVHGNGAANLQVIGAISNCRWYERGLLHPFLDYEQVPAYLNTLVDPMDDEGYVHLSDRPGLGEDINFHYIEANTHQRY; from the coding sequence ATGAAAATCACCCGTATCAGCGTCGAGGTCTTTTCCCATCCGTCGCGCCGCGCCGTCGACAGCGCAGGCCATGCTCATCCAGGCGAAGAAAAACCGGTCAACCTGGCCATGCTGCGCATCGGCTGTGACGACGGCAGCGAAGGTTATGCCTTTGGCGCGCCGGAGCTGATTCGTCCGCACATCATCGAATCCTTCGTGAAGAAAGTGCTGCTCGGGCAGAACCCGATGAACCGGGAAAAAATCTGGCAGGAGCTGGCCCACTGGCAACGCGGCAGCGCCAGCCAACTGACTGACCGCGCCCTGGCATTGGTCGAACAGGCGCTCTGGGATCTGGCCGGTCGCGTACTGAAACAACCGGTCTACAAATTGCTGGGCGGCTATCGCGACAAGGTGCTGGCTTACGGCTCGACCATGTGCGGCGATGACCTCCCGGGCGGGCTGTCCACCCCGGATGAATATGGTCAGTTCGCAGAGAAGCTGGTCGCCCGCGGCTACAAGGCCATCAAGCTGCACACCTGGATGCCACCGATTTCCTTCGCTCCGAACCCGCGCATGGACGTGCGCGCCTGCGCCGCCGTGCGTGAAGCCGTCGGCCCGGACATCGCGCTGATGCTCGATGGTTATCACTGGTACAGCCGCGTCGATGCGCTGTACATCGGCCGTGAATTGCAGAAACTCGACTTTGCCTGGTTCGAAGAGCCGATGATCGAAGACTCCGCCGAGTCCTATGCCTGGCTGGCCGCCAACCTCGACATCCCGGTGCTCGGCCCGGAAAGCATCGACGGCAAATACCACAGCCGCGCCAGCTGGGTGACTTCAAAATCCTGCGATATCCTGCGCGCGGGTGTTGCCGGTGTCGGCGGGATCAGCCCGTGCCTGAAAGTCGCGCACATGGCCGAGGCCTTCGGCATGGATTGCGAGGTCCACGGCAATGGCGCGGCGAACCTGCAAGTAATCGGCGCGATCAGCAACTGCCGCTGGTACGAGCGCGGCCTGCTGCACCCGTTCCTGGATTACGAGCAGGTTCCAGCCTATCTCAATACACTGGTCGACCCCATGGATGATGAAGGCTACGTGCATTTGTCGGACCGCCCTGGCCTGGGTGAAGACATCAACTTTCACTACATCGAGGCCAACACGCACCAACGTTACTGA
- the hbpA_3 gene encoding peptide ABC transporter substrate-binding protein: MKLWPSRLRQLLCAALTATLLHTSPSMARGETPVDQLVVGMSMINLLSLDPAAATGLEVAEVNANVYDMLLEQDASAPDTLIPALAERWEVSADRMRITFHLRPGVTFHSGQPLTAQDVAWSLQRVVTLNRALASTWKAYGYTAQNVAQTMRAEGPLTFVLDLPRPTDPLLVLNTLATSPSAFIIDRHTALQHAQGEDQGAAWLTTHTAGSGAFKLDIWRANDVILMTRFDNYWRGPAKMRRVIMRNMTESQALRLMVERGDLDVARGMAATDIKALTRSPEVNVQTIARGTIYYVALSMEQPLFQDIRVRQAMRMLIDYQGINDVVMPHYGVANQRPLQLGLSARLDDPGYRLNVQEAKRLLAEAGHEKGFTITLRSLTDSPFINIATSLQSTLAQAGIRATIITGTGNQIYGAMRDRKFDILVGRGGGGAERHPHSSLRALVYNPDNREAAKLSNFQGWRTSFYSAELNQLIEQAEQERDASRQLALYQRIQTLYDQQVGAIMPISQMTDEVVVHADVRDYIGHSAATTRLHDVYKQR, encoded by the coding sequence ATGAAACTCTGGCCTTCGCGCCTGCGCCAGCTATTGTGCGCGGCGCTGACTGCGACGCTTCTGCACACTTCGCCCAGCATGGCGCGGGGTGAAACGCCGGTTGATCAACTGGTGGTGGGCATGAGCATGATCAACCTGCTATCGCTGGACCCGGCTGCCGCCACCGGCCTGGAAGTGGCCGAGGTCAATGCCAACGTCTACGACATGCTGCTTGAACAGGATGCCAGCGCGCCCGACACGCTGATCCCTGCTTTGGCTGAGCGCTGGGAAGTCAGCGCCGACCGCATGCGCATCACCTTCCATCTGCGCCCCGGCGTCACCTTCCACTCCGGTCAACCGCTGACCGCGCAAGATGTCGCCTGGTCACTGCAACGGGTTGTGACCCTCAATCGCGCGCTTGCTTCGACCTGGAAAGCCTACGGTTACACCGCCCAGAACGTGGCGCAAACCATGCGCGCCGAGGGCCCTCTGACCTTCGTCCTCGACCTGCCGCGCCCTACCGATCCACTGCTGGTGCTCAATACTCTGGCCACCTCGCCGAGCGCCTTCATCATTGATCGCCACACGGCCTTGCAACATGCACAGGGCGAAGATCAGGGCGCTGCGTGGCTGACTACTCATACCGCAGGTTCCGGCGCATTCAAGCTGGACATCTGGCGCGCCAATGACGTGATCCTGATGACCCGCTTCGATAACTACTGGCGCGGTCCGGCCAAGATGCGCCGGGTCATCATGCGCAACATGACCGAATCCCAGGCACTGCGCCTGATGGTCGAGCGCGGTGATCTGGATGTGGCCAGAGGCATGGCCGCCACCGATATCAAAGCTCTGACCCGCTCGCCAGAAGTGAACGTCCAGACGATTGCACGCGGCACGATCTACTACGTCGCACTGAGCATGGAGCAGCCGCTGTTTCAGGACATTCGTGTACGCCAGGCGATGCGCATGCTGATTGATTATCAAGGCATCAATGATGTCGTCATGCCCCACTATGGCGTCGCCAATCAGCGTCCGCTGCAACTGGGCCTGAGCGCCCGCCTGGATGACCCCGGCTATCGCCTGAATGTGCAGGAAGCCAAACGCCTGCTGGCCGAAGCCGGACACGAAAAAGGCTTCACGATTACCCTGCGCTCGCTGACCGATTCACCCTTCATCAATATCGCCACCAGCCTGCAATCGACCCTGGCCCAGGCCGGTATCCGCGCCACGATCATCACCGGCACCGGCAACCAGATCTACGGGGCGATGCGTGACCGCAAGTTCGACATCCTGGTCGGGCGTGGCGGCGGTGGTGCCGAGCGTCATCCGCACTCCAGCCTGCGCGCCCTGGTGTACAACCCTGACAACCGCGAGGCCGCCAAGCTGAGCAACTTTCAGGGCTGGCGCACTTCGTTCTACAGCGCCGAACTCAATCAGTTGATCGAGCAGGCCGAACAGGAACGTGATGCATCCCGCCAACTGGCGCTCTATCAACGCATCCAGACCCTGTACGACCAGCAGGTCGGCGCGATCATGCCGATTTCGCAGATGACCGACGAGGTGGTGGTGCATGCCGATGTGCGTGACTACATCGGCCACAGCGCCGCCACGACACGCCTGCACGACGTCTACAAACAACGTTGA
- the dppB_3 gene encoding ABC transporter permease, which yields MTGASVSLWGSRMAGTTRRSGSVLATLFGLLLLTFFIGRVMPLDPVLAIVGPDADASTYAQAYKELGLDKPLWTQFGGYLNDLLHGNFGNALLTGHPVIEDIARVFPATLELATLAIVFGVLAGLPLGVYAATHQGRAGDHIARLFTLFGYSTPIFWLGMMAFLVFYAWLGWAGGVGRIGLAYDGFIPTRTGLLLIDTALSGDWEAFRSALRHILLPAIILSFNSVAYISRMTRSFMLEQLSQEYIITARVKGLSQRRIVWGHAFRNIRVQLLTIVALAYGGLLEGAVLIETVFAWPGFGQYLTSSLLLGDMNAVMACVLLIGLIFVALNQISDALYKVFDPRTR from the coding sequence ATGACGGGTGCATCTGTTTCATTGTGGGGTAGCCGCATGGCGGGCACGACCCGGCGCAGCGGTTCGGTGCTGGCGACGCTGTTCGGCCTCTTGCTGCTCACGTTTTTCATCGGCCGGGTCATGCCTCTGGACCCGGTACTGGCCATCGTCGGCCCTGACGCAGACGCGTCGACCTACGCCCAGGCCTACAAAGAGCTGGGGCTCGATAAACCGTTGTGGACCCAGTTTGGCGGTTACCTCAACGATTTGCTGCATGGCAATTTCGGCAACGCACTGCTCACCGGCCACCCGGTGATCGAAGACATCGCTCGCGTCTTCCCGGCCACCCTTGAGCTGGCGACCTTGGCGATTGTCTTCGGCGTGCTGGCCGGGCTACCGCTGGGGGTCTATGCCGCCACCCATCAAGGCCGCGCCGGAGACCATATCGCTCGGCTGTTCACCCTGTTTGGTTACTCAACGCCGATCTTCTGGCTCGGCATGATGGCCTTTCTGGTGTTCTACGCCTGGCTGGGTTGGGCGGGCGGCGTGGGCCGGATTGGTCTGGCGTATGACGGTTTTATCCCGACGCGCACTGGTTTGCTGCTGATCGACACCGCATTGTCCGGCGACTGGGAGGCGTTTCGCAGTGCCCTGCGCCACATCCTGTTGCCCGCGATCATCCTCAGCTTCAACTCGGTGGCGTACATCAGCCGCATGACCCGCAGCTTCATGCTGGAGCAGCTGTCTCAGGAATACATCATCACGGCGCGGGTCAAGGGCTTGTCCCAGCGGCGGATTGTCTGGGGCCACGCGTTCCGCAATATCCGCGTGCAACTGCTGACCATTGTCGCCCTCGCCTACGGTGGGCTGCTCGAAGGCGCCGTGTTGATCGAGACGGTCTTTGCCTGGCCTGGCTTCGGCCAATACCTGACCAGCAGCCTGCTGCTGGGGGACATGAATGCGGTGATGGCGTGCGTGTTGTTGATCGGGCTGATCTTTGTTGCCCTGAACCAGATCAGCGACGCCCTTT